Proteins encoded within one genomic window of Bemisia tabaci chromosome 2, PGI_BMITA_v3:
- the LOC109039632 gene encoding uncharacterized protein: MIHPTIVPLLQSYYPFRSTPAVSLTENLPPGQKADILLLGCGDAASILFTCFVDTARKIDVTCCDDIPGIHARNVLLYTLLIDDKKDQSLDLIWNIYYHWAVDDKSLLLFDTQVLKLIELSESIDMWNDSVYGSSIRFCDAESLFKVRIYWICFSSHGLTGKLLLDSLSMKKYAIDKAKAFQEELLSGRKLFNPDSSRAASPATTSAECASAMEEVFKHWWEHGTVPPRNSSAFVPNPAFLYSQKSITLHHTLSPLLGFPLCTAFTPILKGSTFSVDREGKTATEYLVASAKKQFELWASAFRKAIQNKSVIRIFSGDALTFCFTLRSCQVLLPHRARSMNLFSSNVTSSCLTLHHSDYHSDKNAAPLCFDVIDSSDLCDHLGSLNVVSLASTLLKHLESSILYTEMTFEPETKAEDRQFEFFGVHLKTMALLLGLVAPQLFTNASDRFEEDPWVYESAKKWITNLRGLHRLRWRLSKTCENSSRNIHIDAKALAIFLGKVHDAMFEFENLGIPPESSDKLAGRKAILKLSFPHYTRASFASLLNILRTTVKTNWNECVEYLYDIIISTTPAGSLRSNSLQDLFLNMHLYGVDTGRFLKPDPATKLSKKLESTFPRLDTLPDVLCVTVRIPREMLKVFTDYDLCEKTDIGIQWLVSTAVALVCNFKSIEPGYTWFNTFSSVQIVFGTWHEQSNGNKCHPLIKEDYFLLDGKADLYASVMVPTQMLLKEGGAWVTCSILKTELNKKAYHEYLGEDLCLVGRSIFHEDVHLTQFMPGTHALPNFSVFKAEGNELASLVTTAQMEDDGSEILRLVHCIPPKSQVEKENIAALSSGVNIKFKTPLKAVISFGQFSHELTFPVPVSPSNCKVSVVKGCIEVEASLFNPILEDTSLFLFPISLIKTPTDSILPLSWTSTRINLDVMPVIDLTNEEAIPWFRYHTNLMMSKRDMFLMICPDEEKIAKIDLNKIQLELKNILFNLFIYYGGKKISPITCFGLMVHPDHAVTLVFPSCLRLDLANHTVVLDCAMVPVSDALKSDPKTKEVFESPMKSLDLEKHTITDVLNTFHLGGRAAKSESKTKKDLNSTPAHSPVAFFPMSQAASKAWEALMPSLVERCRTWEHVSSCEYVLTGEVPRAHEENGSASSPICSCGVGKFPQNYLSDEITKWPTLSYILERYATRATIAPIFVDPLVEDSIGRIMMIERMNFSGRGEIVGYGGYWDDEESSSDSEGSEVRCATCGSTHRKHYQDGIRELLTCSRCKRVKYCSQDCQKKDWKSHKPSCR, translated from the coding sequence ATGATCCACCCAACTATTGTTCCTTTATTACAATCGTATTACCCATTTCGTAGCACACCTGCTGTGTCTTTGACTGAAAATCTTCCACCAGGACAGAAGGCAGACATCCTCCTACTTGGCTGTGGTGATGCAGCAAGTATTTTGTTCACATGTTTCGTAGATACTGCAAGGAAAATTGATGTAACGTGCTGCGATGATATACCTGGTATTCATGCCCGTAATGTATTGCTCTACACTTTGTTAATTGATGACAAGAAAGATCAGTCACTTGATCTCATTTGGAATATTTACTACCACTGGGCTGTGGATGACAAGTCACTCCTGCTTTTCGATACCCAAGTTCTAAAGCTGATTGAACTATCTGAATCGATAGATATGTGGAATGACTCAGTATATGGCTCAAGCATCCGATTTTGTGACGCTGAGTCATTATTTAAAGTCAGGATTTATTGGATTTGCTTCTCATCGCATGGATTGACAGGCAAACTGTTACTAGATTCCCTGAGTATGAAAAAATATGCAATCGACAAAGCAAAAGCGTTTCAAGAGGAATTATTATCGGGTCGGAAACTATTTAATCCTGATAGTAGTCGTGCTGCAAGTCCTGCCACAACTAGTGCAGAATGTGCTTCAGCAATGGAAGAAGTTTTCAAACATTGGTGGGAGCACGGGACAGTACCACCTAGAAATTCATCAGCCTTCGTACCTAATCCAGCATTCTTGTACTCGCAGAAGTCGATTACTTTACATCACACTCTCTCACCTCTCCTTGGTTTTCCACTATGCACTGCTTTCACTCCAATTCTCAAAGGATCCACCTTCTCTGTTGATCGTGAGGGTAAAACAGCTACTGAATATTTAGTTGCGTCTGCAAAGAAACAATTCGAACTCTGGGCTTCTGCATTCAGAAAGGCAATTCAAAATAAATCAGTAATTCGCATTTTCTCTGGCGATGCTCTGACTTTTTGTTTCACTCTCCGTAGCTGTCAAGTACTCTTACCCCACAGAGCAAGGTCGATGAACTTATTCAGTAGCAACGTTACTAGTAGCTGCCTAACACTTCATCACAGCGACTACCACAGTGATAAAAACGCTGCACCTCTCTGTTTTGACGTGATTGATAGCTCAGATCTGTGCGATCATTTGGGGTCCTTGAATGTAGTTTCTCTCGCATCCACTCTTCTCAAGCATCTAGAATCTAGCATTCTCTATACTGAAATGACATTTGAGCCAGAAACAAAAGCTGAGGATAGACAGTTCGAATTTTTTGGAGTACATCTAAAGACAATGGCCCTATTACTCGGGCTTGTAGCCCCTCAACTATTCACTAATGCTTCTGACAGGTTTGAAGAAGACCCATGGGTATATGAATCTGCCAAAAAATGGATCACTAACTTGCGCGGCCTCCATCGTTTGCGATGGAGATTAtcaaaaacttgtgaaaattctAGCCGTAATATTCATATTGATGCAAAAGCGCTTGCCATATTTCTAGGAAAAGTACACGATGCTATGTTCGAATTTGAAAACTTAGGTATCCCACCTGAATCAAGTGATAAATTGGCAGGGCGGAAAGCGATCTTGAAACTAAGTTTTCCTCATTACACCCGTGCTAGCTTTGCATCGCTTTTGAACATTCTGAGAACCACTGTCAAAACAAATTGGAATGAGTGTGTAGAATATTTGTATGATATAATCATCTCCACCACTCCTGCAGGATCCCTCAGATCCAATTCCCTGCAAGACCTTTTTCTCAACATGCATTTGTACGGGGTTGACACTGGCCGTTTTTTGAAACCTGATCCTGCAACTAAGCTGTCCAAGAAACTTGAATCAACCTTTCCGAGATTAGATACTTTGCCAGATGTATTGTGTGTCACAGTTCGAATCCCTAGAGAAATGCTGAAAGTTTTCACTGATTATGATTTATGTGAGAAAACTGACATAGGAATCCAATGGTTAGTATCGACCGCAGTAGCCCTAGTTTGTAATTTCAAGAGTATAGAACCAGGCTATACATGGTTTAACACCTTTTCCTCTGTTCAGATCGTATTTGGTACATGGCATGAACAATCAAACGGAAACAAGTGTCACCCACTCATCAAAGAAGATTATTTCCTTCTAGATGGTAAGGCAGACTTGTATGCATCAGTCATGGTCCCAACACAGATGCTCTTGAAAGAAGGAGGTGCATGGGTAACCTGCAGTATTCTGAAAACGGAGTTGAATAAGAAGGCATATCATGAATATCTAGGAGAAGATCTTTGTCTTGTTGGTCGGTCAATATTTCATGAAGATGTTCATCTTACTCAATTTATGCCAGGAACACATGCGCTTCCTAATTTTTCGGTTTTCAAAGCCGAGGGTAATGAGTTAGCATCCCTGGTAACTACAGCGCAAATGGAAGATGATGGATCAGAAATCCTCAGATTAGTTCACTGTATCCCTCCTAAGTCGCAGGTAGAAAAGGAAAACATTGCTGCCTTGTCGTCAGGAGTTAATATCAAATTCAAAACACCGTTAAAAGCTGTCATCAGTTTTGGTCAATTTTCGCATGAGCTTACATTTCCAGTTCCTGTATCTCCTTCCAATTGCAAAGTCAGCGTAGTTAAGGGATGTATTGAAGTTGAAGCTTCTTTGTTTAATCCCATTTTGGAAGatacctctctttttttatttcccaTCTCTCTCATTAAAACTCCAACAGACTCAATATTACCTTTATCATGGACGTCCACAAGGATTAACCTTGATGTTATGCCTGTAATAGATCTAACAAACGAAGAGGCCATTCCATGGTTCAGATATCATACGAACTTAATGATGTCTAAACGGGATATGTTTTTGATGATCTGTCcagatgaagaaaaaattgcgaaaatcgaTCTGAATAAAATTCAACTCGAACTCAAGAACATTCTCTTCAATCTCTTCATATATTACGGAGGCAAAAAAATTTCGCCAATTACATGTTTTGGTCTGATGGTCCATCCTGACCACGCTGTAACTCTTGTCTTCCCATCCTGCCTCCGTCTGGATCTTGCTAACCATACCGTTGTTCTTGATTGCGCAATGGTTCCAGTTTCTGATGCCTTGAAATCAGATCCCAAAACTAAGGAAGTCTTTGAAAGTCCAATGAAGTCCTTAGATCTTGAAAAACATACTATCACCGATGTCTTGAACACTTTTCATCTGGGTGGAAGAGCTGCGAAATCAGAATCGAAGACcaaaaaagatttaaattcAACACCAGCCCATAGTCCAGTGGCCTTTTTCCCAATGAGCCAGGCTGCAAGTAAAGCATGGGAAGCACTAATGCCTTCGTTGGTTGAGCGATGTCGAACATGGGAACATGTCTCCAGCTGTGAGTACGTTTTGACCGGAGAGGTGCCAAGGGCACATGAAGAAAATGGGAGCGCTTCATCGCCCATTTGCTCCTGTGGTGTAggtaaatttcctcaaaactatTTAAGTGATGAAATTACGAAGTGGCCAACTTTGAGTTATATACTTGAGCGTTATGCAACACGTGCTACAATAGCTCCTATTTTTGTGGATCCATTAGTTGAAGACAGCATAGGAAGAATTATGATGATAGAGAGAATGAATTTCTCAGGTCGTGGTGAAATTGTTGGTTATGGAGGGTATTGGGATGATGAAGAGTCAAGTTCTGACTCCGAGGGGAGCGAAGTGAGATGTGCAACCTGTGGCAGTACCCATCGAAAACATTATCAGGATGGGATACGAGAATTGCTGACTTGCTCCCGCTGTAAACGTGTGAAATATTGCTCACAAGACTGCCAGAAGAAAGATTGGAAAAGTCACAAACCATCCTGCAGATGA